A stretch of the Pseudoalteromonas phenolica genome encodes the following:
- a CDS encoding ABC transporter ATP-binding protein, whose product MIEVKNLYREYGSGETRVTALSDVSISIDEGEFVAIMGSSGSGKSTLMNILGCLDTPTQGEYFLSSQSIQDMRDEDLSKIRNERIGFIFQTFHLLTRLSALENVTLPLRYSETSPEEAKQKGLAMLAKVGLDHRAGHKPNEMSGGQRQRVAIARALVNEPKVIFADEPTGNLDSKTSHEIMSLLCDLHAQGHTIVMVTHEDDIAEYAKRIIRMKDGVKIEDSRR is encoded by the coding sequence GTGATTGAAGTTAAAAACTTATATCGCGAATACGGTAGTGGGGAAACGCGCGTCACCGCGTTAAGTGATGTTTCTATATCCATTGATGAAGGCGAATTCGTTGCCATCATGGGCTCGTCAGGCTCTGGAAAATCAACGCTCATGAACATATTGGGCTGTCTAGATACGCCGACACAGGGTGAATACTTTTTGTCGAGTCAGTCTATTCAAGATATGCGCGATGAAGACTTATCAAAAATAAGAAACGAGCGTATTGGCTTTATTTTCCAAACCTTTCACCTTTTAACCCGTTTGAGTGCACTTGAAAATGTCACTCTGCCGCTGCGTTACAGCGAGACTTCACCAGAAGAAGCCAAACAAAAAGGCTTAGCCATGCTTGCCAAAGTCGGACTTGATCATCGAGCAGGGCACAAACCGAATGAAATGTCGGGTGGTCAAAGACAAAGGGTGGCCATTGCCAGAGCCTTAGTGAATGAGCCTAAAGTTATTTTTGCCGATGAGCCTACGGGTAATTTAGACAGTAAAACCTCTCACGAAATAATGTCACTGTTATGTGACTTACACGCTCAAGGGCACACTATTGTGATGGTGACCCACGAAGATGATATTGCCGAGTATGCAAAGCGTATTATTAGAATGAAAGATGGCGTGAAAATAGAGGACAGCCGCCGATGA
- a CDS encoding efflux RND transporter periplasmic adaptor subunit codes for MNKFKLGVLASIVALSLAGCGSDEFDYHTVEKTSFQLAVQANGELESAKQSLIAPPSIARMWQYKVKFLAPENKQVKKGEVVAAFDDKPVRDRLIDKNSEYDRAVKELENQKALEIKNQEELKLALAEAQMNFDIAERKADINDDSLSDNDKRKAQIDFTIAKNDLELAQKKLAFQKETKELNIRLAEGKVGRLKAEVDALKQDIERLKVKAPMDGIVMYYSNASGEKPTVGESVQFGQPVIEMAVIEDMQVKAQIDEADFGRIALNQHVKVTIDGPEPLITSGKITTIGSAFREKSPQDKRRIVDTLITLDDIDAAIMRPGLTARVEIATDKIENVLVVPISAVHSDQLNGTQSSAYLIEKDGDKVPVQVGNISNGFAVITKGIKQGDEVRL; via the coding sequence GTGAATAAGTTTAAATTAGGCGTACTAGCCAGTATTGTCGCTTTATCATTAGCAGGCTGTGGCAGTGATGAGTTTGACTATCACACTGTCGAGAAAACCAGTTTTCAGTTGGCTGTACAGGCCAATGGTGAACTAGAGTCGGCAAAGCAGTCGTTGATTGCACCACCTTCCATTGCTCGCATGTGGCAATACAAGGTGAAGTTTTTAGCACCAGAAAACAAGCAAGTAAAAAAAGGTGAGGTGGTTGCGGCATTTGACGATAAACCCGTGCGCGATCGCTTAATTGATAAAAACAGCGAATATGATCGCGCAGTCAAAGAGCTTGAGAACCAAAAAGCACTCGAAATTAAAAACCAAGAAGAGCTTAAACTAGCCCTTGCCGAAGCACAGATGAATTTTGATATTGCTGAGCGTAAAGCTGACATTAACGATGATTCGCTTTCAGACAACGATAAGCGCAAGGCGCAGATAGATTTCACCATTGCTAAAAATGACCTAGAGCTGGCACAAAAAAAATTAGCATTTCAAAAAGAAACCAAAGAGCTCAATATTCGATTGGCTGAAGGCAAAGTCGGCCGTTTGAAGGCCGAAGTAGACGCTCTAAAGCAAGACATAGAAAGGCTTAAAGTCAAAGCCCCTATGGATGGCATTGTGATGTATTACAGCAATGCCAGTGGCGAAAAGCCGACTGTGGGTGAAAGTGTGCAATTTGGCCAGCCGGTTATTGAGATGGCTGTAATAGAAGACATGCAGGTGAAAGCGCAAATTGATGAAGCAGACTTTGGCCGTATAGCCCTTAATCAACATGTAAAAGTGACTATAGATGGGCCTGAGCCGCTCATTACTTCAGGTAAAATAACCACTATAGGCAGTGCTTTTCGTGAAAAATCACCACAAGATAAACGCCGCATAGTCGATACGTTGATCACCTTAGATGACATCGATGCTGCGATCATGCGTCCAGGGTTAACTGCTCGGGTAGAAATTGCTACAGATAAAATTGAAAACGTTTTAGTTGTGCCTATCTCTGCAGTACACAGTGACCAGTTAAATGGTACTCAATCTAGCGCTTATTTAATCGAAAAAGACGGTGACAAGGTGCCTGTTCAGGTCGGTAATATCAGTAATGGTTTTGCAGTGATCACTAAGGGTATAAAGCAAGGTGATGAGGTACGTCTATGA
- a CDS encoding HlyD family secretion protein produces MKANLKQSTLKPLCLAMLLSSSMFSADSYAEDVQSIFITGEVKAGDSQTFFSPQSDTWRVQIEWMLPEGEVAKPGDVVVVFEGGSIASTIEQDEVSLNNAQDELKRQQNKGLQAILEAEFALTRAELLLEKAKIDAAVPKSHVSVFDYEENQLKLEQAVIQKHKAKASLAEAKTTAQVNIRKQEIEIARLQINLKENRERLNDLTHKATNQGPILYANHPWYGSKLFSGATAQPGWKIAEIPAMTGLYLEAWVHEIDYKHLTLEQSVNLTLDAYQKTPITAKLTNLSTQPEERQEWGKDAYYRAVFSFDETQKLKILPGMTGRVRLQGDQSE; encoded by the coding sequence ATGAAAGCTAATTTAAAACAAAGCACATTAAAGCCATTGTGTTTGGCTATGTTACTTTCAAGTTCAATGTTCAGCGCGGATAGCTATGCAGAGGATGTTCAAAGTATTTTCATCACAGGTGAAGTCAAAGCAGGAGATAGCCAAACTTTCTTTTCGCCACAAAGCGATACTTGGCGTGTGCAAATTGAATGGATGTTGCCAGAAGGCGAAGTGGCGAAGCCTGGCGATGTGGTGGTGGTATTCGAAGGCGGCTCTATCGCCAGCACCATAGAGCAAGATGAAGTGAGTCTTAATAATGCGCAAGACGAATTAAAAAGGCAGCAGAATAAAGGCCTGCAGGCGATTTTAGAAGCTGAATTTGCTTTAACGCGCGCAGAGCTTTTACTTGAAAAAGCGAAGATAGACGCCGCAGTGCCGAAAAGTCACGTTAGCGTGTTCGACTACGAAGAAAACCAACTCAAACTTGAGCAAGCGGTGATCCAAAAGCACAAAGCCAAAGCCAGTCTAGCTGAAGCAAAAACCACAGCGCAGGTGAATATTCGTAAACAAGAAATTGAAATCGCACGTTTACAAATTAACTTAAAAGAAAACCGAGAGCGCTTAAACGATTTAACCCATAAAGCAACCAATCAAGGCCCAATTCTGTATGCAAACCACCCTTGGTATGGCTCTAAGCTATTTTCGGGGGCGACTGCACAACCAGGCTGGAAAATTGCTGAAATTCCAGCAATGACAGGGCTTTATCTTGAGGCTTGGGTACATGAAATTGACTACAAGCACCTTACTCTAGAACAAAGTGTTAATTTGACCCTAGACGCCTACCAAAAAACACCTATTACAGCTAAGTTAACTAATTTATCGACACAGCCAGAAGAGCGTCAAGAGTGGGGAAAAGACGCCTATTATCGTGCTGTTTTCTCATTTGATGAAACACAAAAGCTAAAAATACTACCGGGGATGACAGGCCGCGTGCGTTTGCAAGGAGATCAAAGTGAATAA